A single region of the Mycobacteriales bacterium genome encodes:
- a CDS encoding glycosyltransferase: MAQAPISVAVLVDLDRTAVSGGHVKSWERLAEAADAVRAQLDLTVYVLGARRHVDEITANARFVALRPVLGTRTLQTFAAGTDATDLAPYHPALARLLPRHDVWHATHAFAFGWTARRLALRTGHPLVASLQTDLPAFVRLYLRALVDRVAGRRIGGRLLVDTWHVDDRAGRFAARHQRRLLEACGHVLVSNDVDAAEAARVVGPDRVSLLRRGVDRSTFHPRRHDRAWLTARYGVPASDVVVLFAGRADATKGALKVARAVRLLREAGHPVHMFVAGAGGDLGRIGKMLGEHATLPGALPQDELAGIYAACDVFAFPSTSETIGNVVAEAMAAGLPVVLQAGATTNQWLRAPGRDGVLVGADDPSAWAAALEPLVDSAELRARIGQAARRSIEQEQPSWEQVLAEDLMPVWERAAVRPAVRAAASTAA; this comes from the coding sequence ATGGCACAGGCGCCGATCTCCGTTGCCGTGCTCGTCGACCTCGACCGCACGGCGGTCTCGGGCGGCCACGTGAAGTCGTGGGAGCGGCTCGCCGAGGCGGCCGACGCGGTGCGCGCTCAGCTCGACCTCACGGTCTACGTGCTCGGCGCGCGGCGCCACGTCGACGAGATCACGGCCAATGCCCGGTTCGTCGCGTTGCGGCCGGTGCTCGGTACGCGCACCCTGCAGACGTTCGCGGCCGGCACCGATGCGACCGACCTCGCGCCGTACCACCCGGCCCTGGCCCGTCTCCTGCCGCGGCACGACGTCTGGCACGCCACGCACGCGTTCGCCTTCGGCTGGACCGCGCGACGGCTCGCGCTCCGCACCGGCCACCCGCTGGTCGCCTCACTGCAGACCGACCTGCCGGCGTTCGTCCGGCTCTACCTGCGCGCGCTCGTGGATCGGGTCGCCGGCCGCCGTATCGGCGGCCGCCTGCTGGTCGACACCTGGCACGTCGACGACCGCGCCGGGAGGTTCGCCGCCCGGCACCAGCGGCGCCTGCTGGAGGCCTGCGGCCACGTGCTCGTCTCCAACGACGTCGACGCGGCGGAAGCAGCACGAGTGGTCGGCCCCGATCGCGTCTCCCTGCTGCGGCGCGGAGTCGACCGTTCGACCTTCCACCCGCGGCGGCACGACCGCGCGTGGCTGACCGCGCGTTACGGCGTCCCGGCGTCCGACGTCGTCGTGCTCTTCGCGGGTCGCGCCGACGCGACCAAGGGGGCGCTGAAGGTGGCGCGCGCCGTACGCCTGCTGCGCGAAGCCGGCCATCCGGTGCACATGTTCGTGGCGGGCGCGGGCGGCGACCTGGGCCGGATCGGCAAGATGCTGGGGGAGCACGCCACGCTGCCGGGTGCGCTGCCGCAGGACGAGCTGGCCGGGATCTACGCGGCCTGCGACGTGTTCGCATTCCCGTCGACCAGCGAGACCATCGGCAACGTCGTCGCCGAGGCGATGGCGGCCGGGCTGCCGGTCGTGCTGCAAGCGGGAGCCACAACCAACCAGTGGCTGCGTGCGCCCGGCCGCGACGGCGTCCTGGTCGGCGCCGACGACCCCTCGGCATGGGCCGCCGCGCTGGAGCCGTTGGTCGACAGCGCCGAGCTGCGGGCGCGGATCGGTCAGGCGGCGCGGCGGTCGATCGAGCAGGAGCAGCCGTCGTGGGAGCAGGTGCTGGCCGAGGACCTCATGCCGGTCTGGGAGCGGGCCGCCGTCCGTCCGGCCGTCCGCGCG
- the selD gene encoding selenide, water dikinase SelD, with the protein METRLTHYAHGGGCACKIPPGELEHIVAGLVGPAMPAGTPELLVGLDDGDDAAAVRLDGDTAVIATADFFTPVVDDPYDWGRIAAANALSDIYAMGGRPLVAVNLLAWPREVLAFDLAREVLRGGLDVARAAGCHVAGGHSVDDPEPKYGMAVTGVGDARRLLRNDAASAGLPISLSKPLGIGVLNSKHKTTGERFPQAVETMTTLNRDAAEAALAGDLRAATDVTGFGLLGHLYKMCRASGVSAVVDAAAVPYLDGAREAAAEGHVSGGTRRNLDWVRPHLDSGLDELELLLLADAQTSGGLLVAGEIPGAPVIGRFVPAGDRALVVR; encoded by the coding sequence CTGGAAACCCGCCTCACCCACTATGCGCACGGTGGGGGGTGCGCCTGCAAGATCCCGCCCGGTGAGCTGGAACACATCGTCGCGGGGCTCGTCGGGCCGGCGATGCCGGCCGGGACGCCGGAGCTGCTCGTGGGACTCGACGACGGCGACGACGCGGCTGCCGTCCGCCTCGACGGCGACACGGCGGTCATCGCCACCGCCGACTTCTTCACGCCGGTGGTGGACGACCCCTACGACTGGGGCCGCATCGCCGCGGCCAACGCGCTCTCGGACATCTACGCCATGGGCGGGCGACCGCTGGTGGCGGTCAACCTGCTGGCCTGGCCGCGCGAGGTGCTGGCGTTCGACCTGGCCCGGGAGGTGCTGCGTGGCGGGCTCGACGTCGCCCGCGCGGCCGGCTGCCACGTGGCGGGCGGGCACAGCGTCGACGACCCGGAGCCGAAGTACGGCATGGCGGTCACCGGCGTCGGCGACGCCAGGCGGTTGCTGCGCAACGACGCCGCATCCGCGGGTCTGCCGATCTCGCTGTCGAAGCCGCTCGGGATCGGCGTGCTCAACAGCAAGCACAAGACCACCGGTGAGCGCTTCCCCCAGGCGGTCGAGACGATGACGACGCTCAACCGCGACGCCGCGGAGGCGGCGCTGGCCGGCGACCTGCGCGCCGCGACCGACGTGACCGGGTTCGGCCTGCTCGGCCACCTCTACAAGATGTGCCGGGCCAGCGGGGTGAGCGCAGTCGTCGACGCCGCGGCGGTGCCCTATCTCGACGGCGCCCGCGAGGCAGCGGCCGAGGGGCACGTCAGCGGCGGCACCCGGCGCAACCTCGACTGGGTGCGCCCCCACCTCGACTCCGGGCTCGACGAGCTCGAGCTGCTGCTGCTCGCCGACGCGCAGACCTCCGGCGGGCTGCTGGTCGCCGGGGAGATCCCGGGCGCGCCCGTCATCGGTCGCTTCGTGCCGGCGGGCGACCGCGCGCTGGTGGTGCGTTGA
- a CDS encoding MurT ligase domain-containing protein: protein MTAAGGRFTLARRLGAATAALSRATGRGGGTTIGGRVTLAVDPSALRHAAAGRRLALVSGTNGKTTTRTLLVAALRTAGPVVSNGGGANLPPGLTAALGADLDAPVGVLEVDEPYLPRVAATVRPELVVLLNLSRDQLDRYAEVGRVAGIWRDALALPGAATAVANVDDPLVVWAASSAPAVRWVSVGLRWRDDASACPACGGPVTWRGDDWSSDCGFSRPRPDWVLEGSELVTPDGERLRIRLALPGAANLGNAALAAAAAAEFGVDPRTALDAMAAITGVEGRYVERDFAGRRTRLLLAKNPAGWQESLSFVRPEATHVVVAINARAADGRDPAWLWDVPFERLQGRFVTATGERSRDMAVRLRYAGVEHQRVDDLAQALRRAGGQGPLEVLANYTAFQQLRKVVGDA, encoded by the coding sequence GTGACCGCGGCGGGCGGCCGCTTCACGCTCGCCCGCCGGCTCGGCGCGGCCACCGCGGCGCTGTCCCGCGCCACGGGGCGCGGTGGCGGCACCACGATCGGCGGCCGGGTCACCCTCGCCGTCGACCCGTCGGCGCTGCGGCACGCGGCCGCCGGCCGCCGGCTCGCCCTCGTCAGCGGGACCAACGGCAAGACCACGACCCGGACCCTGCTCGTGGCAGCCCTGCGAACGGCGGGCCCCGTGGTCAGCAACGGCGGCGGGGCCAACCTGCCACCGGGGCTCACGGCGGCACTCGGCGCGGACCTCGACGCACCTGTCGGCGTGCTGGAGGTGGACGAGCCGTACCTGCCCCGGGTCGCCGCCACGGTGCGCCCCGAGCTCGTCGTGCTGCTCAACCTCAGCCGCGACCAGCTCGACCGCTACGCGGAGGTGGGCCGCGTCGCCGGCATCTGGCGCGATGCCCTCGCGCTGCCCGGCGCTGCGACGGCGGTGGCCAACGTCGACGACCCGCTGGTCGTGTGGGCGGCCTCGTCGGCCCCCGCCGTGCGCTGGGTGTCGGTCGGGCTGCGGTGGCGCGACGACGCCTCCGCCTGCCCGGCCTGCGGTGGCCCCGTGACCTGGCGGGGCGACGACTGGTCGAGCGACTGTGGCTTCAGCCGCCCCCGACCGGACTGGGTCCTGGAGGGATCGGAGCTCGTCACGCCCGACGGCGAACGCCTCCGGATCCGGCTCGCGCTGCCGGGCGCCGCCAACCTCGGCAACGCCGCGCTTGCCGCCGCTGCGGCCGCGGAGTTCGGCGTCGACCCGCGCACGGCTCTCGACGCGATGGCGGCGATCACCGGCGTGGAAGGGCGCTACGTCGAGCGCGACTTCGCCGGGCGCCGCACCCGGCTGCTGCTCGCGAAGAACCCGGCCGGCTGGCAGGAGAGCCTGTCTTTCGTGCGGCCGGAGGCGACCCACGTCGTCGTCGCCATCAACGCGCGCGCCGCCGACGGCCGCGACCCGGCCTGGCTGTGGGACGTGCCGTTCGAGCGCCTGCAGGGCCGGTTCGTGACCGCGACCGGCGAGCGCTCCCGCGACATGGCCGTGCGGCTGCGCTACGCCGGCGTCGAGCACCAGCGCGTCGACGACTTGGCGCAGGCGCTGCGACGGGCCGGAGGGCAGGGGCCGCTCGAGGTGCTCGCCAACTACACCGCGTTCCAGCAGCTGCGCAAGGTCGTGGGCGATGCCTGA
- a CDS encoding glutamine amidotransferase — translation MPDRVGVVLVYPSLLGTYGDGGNARILCERLRWRGVDACVLEVGLDEPLPRDADVYVLGGGEDTAQTLAVSALSADGGLAAATAAGKPVFAVCAGFQILGTTFLDGRGADHPGLGLVDCVTKRLPGPRAVGELLARPDLPGVPALTGYENHGGKTILGPGARPLARVESGVGNGDGTEGAVQGSVVCTYAHGPALARNPGLADHLLAMAVGPLAPLDDGEEDELRRERLAAVRRTRRAFWRRQWRPPAAT, via the coding sequence ATGCCTGACCGGGTCGGTGTGGTGCTCGTCTACCCGTCGCTGCTCGGGACCTACGGCGACGGCGGCAACGCTCGCATCCTGTGCGAGCGGTTGCGCTGGCGTGGCGTCGACGCCTGCGTGCTCGAGGTCGGGCTGGACGAGCCGCTCCCCCGCGACGCCGACGTCTACGTGCTCGGCGGCGGGGAGGACACGGCGCAGACCCTCGCCGTCTCGGCCCTGTCGGCCGACGGCGGGCTGGCGGCGGCGACCGCGGCCGGCAAACCGGTCTTCGCGGTGTGCGCGGGCTTCCAGATCCTCGGCACGACGTTCCTCGACGGCCGCGGCGCCGACCATCCGGGGCTCGGCCTCGTCGACTGCGTGACCAAGCGGCTGCCGGGCCCGCGGGCGGTCGGCGAGCTGCTGGCGCGGCCCGACCTGCCCGGCGTCCCGGCTCTCACCGGCTACGAGAACCACGGCGGGAAGACGATCCTCGGCCCCGGCGCGCGCCCGCTCGCGCGGGTCGAGTCGGGCGTCGGCAACGGCGACGGCACGGAGGGCGCGGTCCAGGGGTCGGTCGTCTGCACCTACGCGCACGGGCCGGCGCTCGCCCGCAACCCCGGCCTCGCCGACCACCTGCTCGCGATGGCCGTCGGCCCGCTGGCGCCACTCGACGACGGCGAGGAGGACGAGCTGCGGCGGGAACGTCTCGCCGCCGTACGCCGGACCCGCCGGGCCTTCTGGCGCCGGCAGTGGCGCCCGCCCGCCGCGACCTGA
- a CDS encoding pitrilysin family protein, whose translation MNRLVAEAPTPGPARPWSFPSWQRHWVDGGTVLAAHLPGQQLAAVALVVDAGATTEPTGQEGVALLTARLLGEGTQVRDAFEFGVAVERLGASWHADVDWDSLRVGFDAPVTALPDAVDLLAEAVRRPAFSPTDVERVRDDRLDELRAELLQPAARASATFNAHTFAAPSRYGRPDGGDPESVAAVTDDDVRAFHAARFAPGAATLVVAGDLSRVDAADLGRRTFSGWTAGMAPVASPVVTPVDGGRRIVVVDRPGSVQSVLVIGHPGPPRAIEDYVPTTTMAIALGGMFSARLNMKLREERGFTYGASAGFGMRRHGGIFAARASVHAEPTAQAVADTVAEIERLQRDGIDADELDQVRRYRAGVFPIQFASPYAVAGALGDLTVHGLPDDYFDRVRHQIAEVPLDAVNEAARRRLHPDRLLTVVVGDASVVADGLREIGAGAVEVVSD comes from the coding sequence GTGAACCGGCTCGTCGCCGAGGCGCCCACTCCGGGGCCGGCCCGCCCCTGGTCGTTCCCTTCGTGGCAACGGCACTGGGTTGACGGCGGCACGGTGCTCGCCGCCCACCTTCCCGGTCAGCAGCTCGCCGCGGTCGCGTTGGTCGTCGACGCCGGCGCGACGACCGAACCCACCGGGCAGGAGGGCGTGGCCCTGCTGACCGCGCGGCTGCTCGGTGAGGGCACCCAGGTGCGTGATGCCTTCGAGTTCGGCGTCGCGGTCGAACGGCTCGGCGCCTCCTGGCACGCCGACGTCGACTGGGACTCGCTGCGGGTCGGCTTCGACGCACCGGTCACGGCGCTGCCCGACGCGGTCGACCTGCTCGCCGAGGCCGTACGCCGGCCGGCCTTCTCGCCCACCGACGTGGAGCGGGTGCGTGACGACCGGCTCGACGAGCTGCGGGCCGAGCTGCTGCAGCCGGCCGCACGCGCCAGTGCGACGTTCAACGCTCATACGTTCGCAGCCCCCAGCCGCTACGGCCGCCCGGACGGCGGCGACCCGGAGTCGGTCGCGGCGGTGACCGATGACGACGTGCGGGCGTTCCACGCGGCGCGGTTCGCGCCGGGCGCCGCGACGCTCGTCGTCGCCGGGGACCTGTCGCGCGTCGATGCCGCGGACCTCGGCCGGCGGACGTTCTCCGGCTGGACGGCCGGGATGGCACCGGTCGCGTCTCCCGTGGTCACGCCGGTCGACGGCGGACGACGGATCGTCGTCGTGGACCGTCCCGGCTCGGTGCAGTCGGTGCTCGTCATCGGTCACCCGGGCCCGCCGCGGGCGATCGAGGACTACGTCCCGACGACGACGATGGCGATCGCCTTGGGGGGCATGTTCTCGGCCCGGCTCAACATGAAGCTGCGCGAGGAGCGCGGGTTCACCTACGGCGCGTCCGCCGGCTTCGGGATGCGCCGGCACGGCGGGATCTTCGCGGCCCGCGCGTCGGTGCACGCCGAGCCGACCGCGCAGGCGGTCGCCGACACCGTGGCCGAGATCGAGCGCCTCCAGCGCGACGGCATCGACGCCGACGAGCTGGACCAGGTCCGCCGCTACCGCGCGGGCGTCTTCCCCATCCAGTTCGCCTCGCCCTACGCCGTCGCGGGCGCGCTCGGCGACCTCACCGTGCACGGCTTGCCCGACGACTACTTCGACCGGGTCCGCCACCAGATCGCCGAGGTGCCGCTGGACGCCGTCAACGAGGCGGCCCGCCGGCGGCTGCACCCCGACCGGCTGCTGACGGTCGTGGTGGGTGACGCGTCGGTGGTGGCCGATGGCCTGCGAGAAATCGGCGCCGGCGCGGTCGAGGTCGTCAGCGACTGA
- a CDS encoding pitrilysin family protein, with translation MPIDAAVPSYDLVTRTLGNGLRVVVAEDHSVPVAAVNIWYDVGSRHEPAGRTGFAHLFEHLMFEGSAHVPKGDHWKHVLGAGGTLNASTWCDRTNYYDTVPSNHLETVLWLEADRMGTLVLDQPRFDTQRDVVKNERRQRYENQPYGMWVERLHALAFPPGHPYHHSTIGSMADLQAATLDDVQAFHRRHYAPNNAVLTVVGDVEPEATFALVDRYFGGLEPLATVPGAPDGTLPLSLGGEVRETRPDVVPVPRVFVAHRIAPMGHPDHDAADVLAAVLGSGRGSRLYRSLVLERRLAQPPGGSMTDTWPFVGGVALMAGDASAREGVDVVDLEKAFHEVCESVTREPIGADELARARAQLTSDWLHRMASFDSRADTISMFATLFGDPELVNGYLPRLLAVSADDLHRVATNILVPDNRVVLTFVPREEAA, from the coding sequence GTGCCCATCGACGCCGCCGTCCCGTCGTACGACCTGGTGACCAGGACCCTCGGCAACGGGCTGCGCGTCGTCGTCGCCGAGGACCACTCCGTCCCCGTCGCGGCCGTCAACATCTGGTACGACGTGGGCTCGCGCCACGAGCCGGCGGGCCGCACGGGTTTCGCCCATCTCTTCGAGCACCTGATGTTCGAGGGCTCGGCCCACGTGCCCAAGGGTGACCACTGGAAGCACGTGCTCGGCGCGGGCGGCACGCTCAACGCGTCGACCTGGTGCGACCGGACGAACTACTACGACACGGTCCCAAGCAACCACCTCGAGACCGTGCTCTGGCTCGAGGCCGATCGCATGGGGACGCTGGTCCTCGACCAGCCGCGGTTCGACACCCAGCGCGACGTCGTGAAGAACGAGCGCCGGCAGCGTTACGAGAACCAGCCCTACGGCATGTGGGTCGAGCGGCTGCACGCGCTCGCGTTCCCGCCCGGCCACCCCTACCACCACTCGACGATCGGCTCGATGGCCGATCTGCAGGCGGCGACGCTCGACGACGTGCAGGCCTTCCACCGCAGGCACTACGCGCCGAACAACGCCGTGCTCACGGTCGTCGGTGACGTCGAGCCGGAGGCAACCTTCGCATTGGTGGATCGCTACTTCGGCGGCCTGGAGCCCCTCGCGACCGTGCCGGGCGCGCCCGACGGCACGCTGCCGCTGTCGCTGGGCGGCGAGGTGCGGGAGACCCGGCCCGACGTCGTACCGGTGCCGCGCGTCTTCGTCGCGCACCGCATCGCGCCGATGGGCCACCCCGACCACGACGCCGCCGACGTGCTGGCCGCGGTGCTGGGCAGCGGCCGCGGGAGCCGGCTCTACCGCTCGCTGGTCCTCGAGCGCCGGCTGGCCCAGCCGCCGGGCGGCTCGATGACGGATACCTGGCCGTTCGTGGGCGGCGTCGCGCTGATGGCCGGCGACGCCTCGGCCCGCGAGGGGGTCGACGTCGTCGACCTCGAGAAGGCATTCCACGAGGTCTGCGAGTCGGTCACCCGGGAGCCCATCGGGGCCGACGAGCTCGCCCGCGCCCGCGCGCAGCTGACCAGTGACTGGCTGCACCGCATGGCGTCCTTCGACAGCCGGGCCGACACCATCTCGATGTTCGCGACCCTGTTCGGTGACCCCGAACTGGTCAACGGCTACCTGCCGCGGCTGCTGGCGGTGAGCGCCGACGACCTCCACCGGGTAGCCACGAACATCCTGGTGCCGGACAACCGGGTCGTGCTCACGTTCGTCCCGCGCGAGGAGGCGGCGTGA